A window of Halobellus sp. LT62 contains these coding sequences:
- a CDS encoding DUF7344 domain-containing protein, translating to MAIGERSEPGGKTGDRVAVTDVVFDALSNRRRRLVIRVLRESETPIDIGMLSTRIAAHENEIDPDTVSHRQRKSVYTSLHQNHLPKLADAGFVSADRQWVGLSLTERAKMLEAHLGDGAVRRTVDVTHRTQVWSAALASGFCTTGAIALYPGSSPSSVILATGVALCATFACYWFVSDFAI from the coding sequence ATGGCTATCGGAGAGCGCAGCGAACCGGGTGGGAAAACCGGCGATCGGGTCGCCGTGACAGACGTCGTTTTCGACGCGCTGAGCAACCGCCGCCGTCGGCTCGTTATCCGCGTGTTGCGCGAGTCCGAGACGCCGATCGACATCGGGATGCTGTCGACGCGCATCGCCGCGCACGAAAACGAAATCGATCCCGACACGGTCTCACATCGCCAGCGGAAGAGCGTCTACACGTCGCTGCACCAGAATCACCTGCCGAAGCTCGCCGATGCGGGGTTCGTTTCGGCCGACCGCCAGTGGGTCGGACTCAGCCTCACCGAGCGCGCGAAGATGCTGGAGGCGCACCTCGGCGACGGGGCGGTCCGACGGACCGTCGACGTCACGCACCGGACGCAGGTCTGGTCGGCCGCCCTCGCCTCCGGGTTCTGTACGACGGGGGCGATCGCGCTGTACCCCGGATCGAGCCCGTCGAGCGTCATCTTGGCGACTGGCGTGGCTCTCTGTGCGACGTTCGCGTGCTACTGGTTCGTCTCTGATTTCGCCATTTGA
- a CDS encoding malectin domain-containing carbohydrate-binding protein — translation MTNSTTRRALVLLAAIFMITSPMAGLAGASAATGTHDGDVRATDINDGTLTAAQVDDTTAAGAVIARVNAGGDTVAADSGPDWTGEWEQYHSGSTSTFNTGDSISLDASVPADTPESAFQSEVYGEQEWTFSDGVESGQTYEVRLYFAEIYQTADGERVFDATVDGEQVLDGYDIHADVGHDVGVLKSSTVTPDDGEIDIDLTNVEDNAKISAIEIVESEPEPDTLGGPSAVDFGSVLVDDTETESVTLTNLGGDGDADITIDDVSVSGDSAFSAGSASQTTLVPGESADVPVTFAPEDAESASGTLEVDHSGSNSPLSVDLSGAGTSTAEVGFGKSSLQGFGEGALTALEFGPDDRLYVAQQSGMVYALNVTREGENDYSVESQESIDLIQDIPNHDDFGTYVPGETNRQITGLTVGGTAAEPVVYVSSSDPTIDVGEDDDDTDTNSGSISRLTFDWGSGDTLNGVEHDVMVLGLPRSEENHATNGLDLADDGETLYVAQGGHTNQGAPSNNFGHTAEYALSAAVLEIDLAQIEQNYQAKDLQDYDSSYPSLDFLYAIPTIQNDDGTEGDDLPFGGNDGINQAKWVEDGPVQVYSTGYRNPYDLVLSEGDQLYVIDNGPNGGWGGQPVNEGPSGICTNEPNDPGGGSGDQLHLATEDSYGGHPAPIRANPTGADIYDADGNVIFDINESNSPVPASEVNPIECDYQDPSEDNSLGDTFGWTGGMDEYTASNFGGSMQGDLLVVVGSSSVERVQLDAGGTSVTDQESNFFSDLSALGIAAQGDDGPFPGTVWTARGDLTVFEPNDYDSDGTDPVCTGADDASLDEDGDGYDNADEIDAGTDPCSAASTPPDFDDDGTSNLNDPDDDNDGQPDTSDHFAVDPDDGTSTTLPIQMDFSETQLFGENGQGWTGLMTNGETDYQDLYDPDQLTVGGAAQVLTVEDVPTGDATNNDQQYAFQRGFDAPEEPFTVSTTVNGLPEDPTNYQGAGIHIGNGDQDNYLKLITAANGGSGGIQFAGETDGNFQNVEQPDDPAVAGSDSDTDLQMTVYPSNNTVEAYYTPEDGEQTFVGSTTIPESWLNSSDTGTAVGVISTSYQAGSTFDATWTNLDVEYVNAPENQPPEADAGADVTVDAGQQVTLDASGSTDPDGDDSALGYTWTQTAGTPDGLLDMSDGEQVSFTAPDVESETTFTFQVSVSDGQDSDTDTVDVTVQPTDDGPGEPTDGDLTITQSVAMGGENDSLIENSEIQQATNWWATGSDVPNTGEQTIGNSEIQTLVNMWATEAVVEQDGDGGNETTGSASVEITPDSGVEASTYGGGSFEVTNTGDQQITSVTFDLSSSAMPDVVFDPDGTAGDQAAKGLNIDSESGDGVGVVSVDDDDVFSQPHNGVNGSDGYDVMTVEFDDFDPGESVSFSADNDPTSIKAATIGSQEAGPISGLELVRSTVSAEYADGGVQETQLFGDGSAGGVQATLDESVPAAPSIDVQNVDLDDGALRDHHSAATVGEADQTVTVTGEPGETATLLHFEAELELSNVPEYDGTPGYDIEAYEANKIEQVNYETVTLDSNGEADVPVTLLNSTEVGGYNYFVATQGEPGSDTGLDSNAVVLKYDESAGDGDGEPDQPGDVVFAVNGGGDEYTASDGTVYQADTNFDGGSTYSTTEPIDGTTDDALYQTERYGGAPDSEPLSYDVPLDDGEYEVTLHFAEIYQGVADSDSPDSTGPDDGTNENDRLFNVSVEDEQVLTNYDLFAEVGPLTATEETFTAEITDGELNLDFAATYDNAKISAIEVSEADADGGSGDATASADFAVNENSGIDASTFNGGSFEITNTGDQEITSVTYDLSSAAFPDVVFDPQGTAGDAGAKGFTPDSGESAVDPSGSFAAPHNDQDGDDGYDELVIDFADFESGETFAFSTDIDPTSIKNADGTGAAGSVSGLELAGATVTVEYADGSTQTTSLFGDGSSGGSQAAATESVPTAPTLGAQDVSLDDGDLDARHSAATVSEASQTVTVSGQPGATVELLHVEGQLELANQADGYDLEAYEANTAENVDYQTVQLDSNGEATVDVTLTNTSSSGAEGGFNYFVAAEQDESGNTGETSNAVVLKYDESAGDGDDPQPAQVLHRVNAGESTTVSATDDGPDWTGVADTSSTYLVSVASSSADNYCGGDAVSPDGTVPESTPDGVWNCERYGNSTWEFDVDSGATVDVRLYFANSFSGASEPGDRQFNVSIEDDQVLTQYDPVADAGHATGTMEEFTATENGDGTITIDFEKGEAENAEIRAIEIIESEDGSQ, via the coding sequence ATGACGAATAGTACGACGAGGCGCGCGTTAGTCCTCTTGGCGGCGATATTTATGATCACGTCGCCGATGGCGGGACTCGCCGGTGCGTCGGCCGCGACCGGCACACACGACGGCGACGTGCGCGCGACAGACATCAACGACGGGACGCTGACCGCGGCCCAAGTAGACGACACAACCGCGGCAGGGGCGGTGATCGCCCGCGTAAACGCGGGAGGCGACACCGTCGCGGCGGACAGCGGCCCCGACTGGACGGGCGAGTGGGAGCAGTACCACTCCGGTAGCACCTCCACGTTCAACACCGGCGACTCGATCTCGCTGGACGCCTCAGTTCCGGCTGACACGCCCGAAAGCGCGTTCCAGTCGGAAGTGTACGGCGAACAGGAGTGGACGTTCTCCGACGGCGTCGAGAGCGGCCAGACGTACGAGGTCCGCCTCTACTTCGCGGAGATCTACCAGACCGCCGACGGTGAGCGGGTCTTCGACGCCACCGTCGATGGCGAGCAGGTGCTCGACGGCTACGACATCCACGCTGACGTCGGTCACGACGTCGGCGTGCTGAAGTCTTCCACCGTCACGCCCGACGACGGCGAGATCGACATCGATCTCACGAACGTCGAGGACAACGCGAAGATCAGCGCGATCGAGATCGTCGAGTCCGAGCCCGAGCCCGACACGCTCGGCGGCCCGTCCGCCGTCGACTTCGGTAGCGTGCTCGTCGACGACACCGAAACAGAGTCGGTCACGCTGACGAACCTCGGCGGCGACGGCGACGCCGACATCACGATCGACGACGTCTCGGTCTCCGGGGACAGCGCGTTCTCCGCGGGATCGGCGTCGCAGACGACGCTCGTCCCCGGCGAGTCCGCGGACGTCCCCGTGACGTTCGCGCCCGAGGACGCCGAGTCGGCATCGGGAACGCTCGAAGTCGATCACTCGGGGAGCAACTCCCCGCTGAGCGTCGATCTCTCCGGAGCGGGAACGAGCACGGCGGAAGTCGGTTTCGGCAAGAGCAGCCTGCAGGGCTTCGGTGAGGGCGCGCTGACGGCGCTTGAATTCGGTCCGGACGACCGGCTCTACGTCGCCCAGCAGAGCGGAATGGTGTACGCGCTGAACGTTACCCGCGAGGGCGAGAACGACTACAGCGTCGAATCGCAGGAGTCGATCGACCTTATCCAAGATATTCCGAACCACGACGACTTCGGGACCTACGTCCCCGGCGAGACTAACCGCCAGATCACCGGCCTGACGGTCGGCGGGACGGCGGCGGAGCCGGTCGTGTACGTCTCCTCCAGCGACCCGACAATCGACGTCGGAGAAGACGACGACGACACCGACACTAACTCGGGGTCGATCTCCCGGCTTACGTTCGACTGGGGTAGCGGAGACACCCTCAACGGCGTCGAGCACGACGTGATGGTGCTCGGGCTGCCGCGCTCGGAGGAGAACCACGCGACGAACGGACTCGATCTGGCCGACGACGGCGAGACGCTGTACGTCGCACAGGGCGGTCACACCAACCAGGGAGCGCCGAGTAACAACTTCGGCCACACGGCCGAGTACGCGCTGTCGGCGGCCGTCCTCGAAATCGATCTGGCACAGATCGAGCAGAACTACCAAGCGAAGGATCTGCAGGACTACGACAGCAGCTATCCGAGCCTCGACTTCCTGTATGCGATCCCGACGATCCAGAACGACGACGGCACGGAGGGTGACGACCTGCCCTTCGGCGGCAACGACGGCATCAACCAGGCCAAGTGGGTCGAGGACGGTCCGGTGCAGGTCTACTCGACCGGATACCGGAACCCCTACGACCTCGTGCTCTCCGAAGGCGATCAGCTCTATGTCATCGACAACGGTCCCAACGGCGGCTGGGGCGGCCAGCCCGTCAACGAGGGGCCGAGCGGAATCTGTACGAACGAGCCGAACGATCCCGGCGGCGGCTCCGGTGACCAGCTCCACCTCGCGACCGAGGACTCCTACGGCGGTCACCCCGCGCCGATCCGGGCGAACCCGACCGGTGCTGACATCTACGACGCCGACGGGAACGTCATCTTCGACATCAACGAGTCGAACAGCCCCGTTCCCGCCTCGGAAGTGAACCCGATCGAGTGCGACTACCAAGACCCCTCCGAGGACAACTCCCTCGGTGACACGTTCGGCTGGACCGGCGGAATGGACGAGTACACCGCCTCGAACTTCGGCGGTTCGATGCAGGGCGACTTGCTCGTCGTCGTCGGCTCCAGTTCGGTCGAGCGCGTCCAACTCGACGCCGGCGGAACGAGCGTCACCGATCAGGAGAGCAACTTCTTCAGCGACCTCAGCGCGCTGGGAATCGCCGCACAGGGCGACGACGGTCCCTTCCCGGGAACCGTCTGGACCGCCCGCGGTGATCTCACCGTGTTCGAGCCGAACGACTACGACAGCGACGGAACCGATCCGGTGTGTACCGGTGCCGACGACGCGTCGCTCGACGAGGACGGCGACGGCTACGACAACGCCGACGAGATCGATGCCGGCACGGATCCGTGCTCGGCCGCCTCGACGCCCCCCGACTTCGACGACGACGGCACATCGAACCTGAACGATCCCGACGACGACAACGACGGACAGCCCGACACGAGCGATCACTTCGCCGTGGATCCCGACGACGGTACGTCGACGACCCTGCCGATCCAGATGGACTTCTCGGAGACGCAACTGTTCGGCGAGAACGGTCAGGGCTGGACCGGCCTGATGACGAACGGTGAGACCGATTATCAGGACCTCTACGATCCCGACCAGCTGACGGTCGGCGGCGCGGCGCAGGTCCTCACGGTCGAAGACGTGCCGACCGGTGACGCGACGAACAACGACCAGCAGTACGCGTTCCAGCGCGGATTCGACGCGCCCGAGGAGCCGTTCACGGTCTCGACGACGGTGAACGGTCTCCCCGAAGATCCCACGAACTACCAGGGTGCGGGGATCCACATCGGCAACGGCGATCAGGACAACTACCTGAAACTCATCACCGCCGCGAACGGCGGCAGCGGCGGCATCCAGTTCGCCGGCGAGACCGACGGGAACTTCCAGAACGTCGAACAGCCGGACGATCCGGCCGTCGCGGGCTCCGACAGCGACACCGACCTCCAAATGACGGTGTACCCGAGCAACAACACCGTCGAGGCGTACTACACGCCCGAGGACGGCGAGCAGACGTTCGTCGGCTCGACGACGATCCCCGAATCGTGGCTCAACAGTTCGGACACCGGTACCGCGGTGGGCGTCATCTCGACGTCCTACCAAGCCGGTTCGACGTTCGACGCCACGTGGACGAACCTCGACGTCGAGTACGTGAACGCGCCGGAGAACCAGCCGCCGGAGGCCGACGCGGGCGCTGACGTCACTGTCGACGCGGGCCAACAGGTCACGCTCGACGCCTCGGGATCGACCGATCCCGACGGCGACGATAGCGCGCTCGGTTACACGTGGACGCAGACCGCCGGAACCCCCGACGGGCTGCTCGATATGAGCGACGGCGAGCAGGTGTCGTTCACCGCGCCCGACGTCGAGTCGGAAACGACGTTCACCTTCCAAGTCAGCGTCTCCGACGGGCAGGACAGCGACACCGACACGGTCGACGTGACGGTCCAGCCGACGGACGACGGTCCGGGTGAACCGACCGACGGCGATCTGACTATCACCCAATCGGTGGCGATGGGCGGCGAGAACGACTCGCTGATCGAGAACTCCGAGATCCAGCAGGCGACCAACTGGTGGGCCACCGGAAGCGACGTGCCGAACACCGGCGAACAGACCATCGGCAACTCCGAGATCCAGACGCTCGTCAATATGTGGGCGACCGAAGCAGTCGTCGAGCAAGATGGTGACGGCGGCAACGAGACGACCGGCTCGGCGTCCGTCGAGATCACGCCCGATTCGGGCGTCGAAGCGTCCACCTACGGCGGTGGCTCCTTCGAGGTAACGAACACCGGCGACCAGCAGATAACGTCTGTCACCTTCGACCTCTCGTCGTCGGCGATGCCCGACGTGGTGTTCGACCCCGACGGGACCGCCGGCGACCAGGCCGCGAAGGGACTGAACATCGACTCGGAGTCGGGTGACGGCGTCGGCGTCGTCAGCGTCGACGACGATGACGTGTTCAGCCAGCCGCACAACGGCGTGAACGGCTCCGACGGCTACGACGTGATGACCGTCGAGTTCGACGACTTCGACCCCGGTGAGTCGGTGTCGTTCTCGGCGGACAACGATCCGACGAGCATCAAGGCCGCGACCATCGGCTCCCAAGAGGCCGGCCCGATCTCCGGTCTCGAACTCGTCCGCTCGACGGTGAGCGCCGAATACGCCGACGGAGGGGTCCAAGAGACCCAGCTGTTCGGTGATGGCAGCGCGGGCGGCGTCCAAGCGACGCTCGACGAGTCGGTCCCAGCGGCACCGAGCATCGACGTGCAGAACGTCGACCTCGACGACGGCGCGCTCCGCGACCACCACAGCGCGGCCACCGTTGGCGAGGCCGACCAGACCGTGACCGTCACGGGCGAACCCGGCGAGACTGCCACGCTGCTGCACTTCGAGGCCGAACTCGAACTGAGCAACGTCCCCGAGTACGACGGCACGCCCGGCTACGACATCGAGGCCTACGAGGCCAACAAGATCGAGCAGGTGAACTACGAGACGGTCACGCTCGACTCGAACGGCGAGGCCGACGTGCCCGTCACGCTTCTCAACTCGACCGAAGTCGGCGGCTACAACTACTTCGTGGCGACCCAGGGAGAGCCCGGTTCCGACACCGGTCTCGACTCGAACGCGGTCGTCCTGAAGTACGACGAGAGCGCCGGTGACGGCGACGGCGAGCCCGATCAGCCGGGTGACGTCGTCTTCGCGGTGAACGGCGGCGGCGACGAGTACACGGCTTCGGACGGTACCGTCTACCAAGCCGACACCAACTTCGACGGCGGCAGCACCTACAGCACGACGGAGCCGATCGACGGGACGACGGACGACGCGTTGTACCAGACGGAGCGCTACGGCGGCGCGCCCGACTCCGAACCGCTGAGTTACGACGTCCCGCTCGATGACGGCGAGTACGAGGTCACTCTCCACTTCGCCGAGATTTACCAAGGCGTCGCCGACAGCGATTCGCCCGACTCGACCGGGCCGGACGACGGCACGAACGAGAACGACCGGCTGTTCAACGTGAGCGTCGAAGACGAGCAGGTACTCACGAACTACGACCTCTTCGCCGAGGTCGGTCCGCTGACGGCGACCGAGGAGACGTTCACGGCCGAGATCACCGACGGCGAACTGAACCTCGACTTCGCGGCGACCTACGACAACGCGAAGATCAGCGCGATCGAGGTCTCTGAGGCGGACGCGGACGGTGGCTCCGGTGACGCCACCGCCTCTGCAGACTTCGCGGTCAACGAGAACAGCGGCATCGACGCGAGCACGTTCAACGGCGGCTCCTTCGAGATCACCAACACCGGCGATCAGGAGATCACCTCCGTCACCTACGATCTGAGTTCCGCGGCGTTCCCCGACGTGGTCTTCGACCCGCAGGGAACCGCGGGCGACGCGGGTGCGAAGGGCTTCACGCCGGACAGCGGCGAGAGCGCGGTCGACCCATCGGGGTCGTTCGCCGCGCCGCATAACGACCAAGACGGCGACGACGGGTACGACGAACTGGTCATCGACTTCGCCGACTTCGAGAGCGGCGAGACGTTCGCGTTCTCGACGGACATCGACCCGACGAGTATCAAGAACGCGGACGGGACCGGGGCAGCCGGCTCCGTCTCCGGACTGGAACTCGCGGGCGCGACCGTGACCGTCGAGTACGCCGACGGGTCCACACAGACCACGAGTCTGTTCGGTGACGGAAGCAGCGGCGGCTCACAGGCCGCTGCGACTGAGAGCGTCCCGACTGCGCCGACCCTCGGAGCCCAAGACGTCTCACTCGACGACGGCGATCTCGACGCGCGCCACAGCGCAGCGACGGTCTCCGAGGCCAGCCAGACAGTCACGGTCTCCGGACAGCCCGGCGCGACCGTGGAACTCCTCCACGTGGAGGGACAACTCGAACTCGCTAACCAGGCAGACGGGTACGATCTCGAAGCCTACGAGGCGAATACGGCCGAAAACGTCGACTACCAGACGGTCCAGCTCGACTCGAACGGCGAGGCGACGGTCGACGTCACTCTCACCAACACGTCGTCCAGCGGCGCTGAGGGCGGCTTCAACTACTTCGTCGCGGCCGAGCAGGACGAGAGCGGAAACACCGGCGAAACGTCGAACGCGGTGGTATTGAAGTACGACGAGAGTGCCGGCGACGGCGACGATCCGCAACCCGCGCAGGTCCTCCACCGCGTGAACGCCGGTGAGAGCACGACCGTCTCCGCGACTGACGACGGCCCCGACTGGACTGGCGTCGCCGACACGAGTTCGACGTACCTCGTGTCGGTCGCGAGTTCCAGCGCCGATAACTACTGCGGCGGCGACGCGGTCTCGCCGGACGGAACCGTGCCCGAATCGACGCCCGACGGGGTCTGGAACTGCGAGCGGTACGGGAACTCCACGTGGGAGTTCGACGTCGACTCCGGCGCGACGGTCGACGTTCGGCTCTACTTCGCCAACTCGTTCTCCGGGGCCTCAGAACCCGGCGACCGGCAGTTCAACGTCTCCATCGAGGACGATCAAGTGCTGACGCAGTACGACCCCGTGGCCGACGCCGGTCACGCGACGGGGACGATGGAGGAGTTCACGGCGACCGAGAACGGCGACGGCACGATCACGATCGACTTCGAGAAAGGAGAGGCCGAGAATGCGGAGATCAGAGCCATCGAGATCATCGAATCGGAGGACGGCTCCCAGTAG
- a CDS encoding acylphosphatase yields MSDDRIRAHVYVSGTVQGVYYRASTRDAARERDVDGWVRNLDDGRVEAVFEGPESPVEEMIEWCETGSTAASVDDVDVTYEDPEGVSGFDVRW; encoded by the coding sequence ATGAGCGACGATCGAATCCGAGCGCACGTGTACGTCAGCGGAACGGTGCAGGGAGTCTACTACCGGGCGTCGACCCGGGACGCGGCCCGCGAGCGCGACGTCGACGGCTGGGTTCGCAACCTCGACGACGGGCGCGTCGAGGCGGTATTCGAGGGGCCGGAGTCGCCCGTCGAGGAGATGATCGAGTGGTGTGAGACCGGCAGCACGGCGGCCTCGGTCGACGACGTCGACGTGACGTACGAAGATCCGGAGGGGGTGTCCGGCTTCGACGTCCGGTGGTGA